The following proteins come from a genomic window of Frankia casuarinae:
- the argR gene encoding arginine repressor translates to MTSEAGAEAARAAPLTKHARQARLAALIGQRGVRSQTELARLLAAEGVQVTQATLSRDLEDIGATKVRGPDGGLVYAVEANLAPAEIVRLSLTRLCEELLVSAEANGDLVVLRTPSGAAQLFASVLDREALPGVMGTIAGDDTVLVVCRSAPAAEALVRPESSVRPESSVRPESSVRPESSVRPESSVGPGDPAGQGGHAGPRGPALAAHLLWLADGRARGASTGSSAVPDQDA, encoded by the coding sequence ATGACCTCGGAAGCAGGCGCGGAGGCCGCGCGTGCCGCGCCGTTGACCAAGCACGCCCGCCAGGCTCGGCTGGCGGCGTTGATCGGTCAGCGCGGCGTGCGTTCACAGACCGAGCTCGCGCGTCTGCTGGCCGCCGAGGGCGTCCAGGTTACCCAGGCAACCCTGTCCCGTGATCTGGAGGACATCGGGGCGACCAAGGTGCGCGGTCCGGACGGCGGCTTGGTCTACGCGGTCGAGGCGAACCTCGCGCCGGCGGAGATCGTCCGGTTGTCGCTCACCCGGCTCTGCGAGGAACTGCTGGTCTCCGCGGAGGCCAACGGCGACCTGGTCGTGCTGCGCACACCGTCGGGCGCCGCGCAGCTGTTCGCCTCGGTGCTCGACCGGGAGGCGCTTCCGGGGGTCATGGGCACGATCGCGGGGGATGACACGGTGCTCGTCGTCTGCCGGTCGGCTCCCGCAGCCGAGGCCCTGGTCCGTCCGGAGAGCTCGGTCCGTCCGGAGAGCTCGGTCCGTCCGGAGAGCTCGGTCCGTCCGGAGAGCTCGGTCCGTCCGGAGAGTTCGGTCGGTCCGGGAGATCCCGCTGGTCAGGGAGGGCATGCTGGTCCGAGGGGTCCGGCACTCGCCGCTCATCTCCTGTGGCTCGCCGACGGCCGGGCGCGGGGAGCGTCGACGGGATCGTCCGCCGTGCCAGACCAGGATGCGTAG
- a CDS encoding argininosuccinate synthase, whose amino-acid sequence MTERVVLAYSGGLDTSVAIGWIGAETGADVVALAVDVGQGGEDLEAIRQRALTCGAVESIVVDAREEFAESFVAPAIKSNALYMDRYPLISSLSRPVIVRHLVAAAREHGADAIAHGCTGKGNDQVRFEVGVAALAPGLSVLAPVRDSGMTRDKAIAFAEERGLPIDVSKKSPYSIDQNLWGRTAECGVLEDPWAQPPEDVFVYSADPTVARIPDEVTISFIDGVPVGLDGRSLPLADLVAELNVRAGAHGVGRIDLIEDRLVGIKSREIYECPAAITLLTAHRDLEDLTLERDVARFKRGIDQRWGEIVYDGLWYSPLKSALDAFVDSASAGVSGEVRIRLVGGVAQVVGRRSPASLYDHALATYDAGDQFDQRDARGFIELWGLPTKVWAAREQRLNP is encoded by the coding sequence GTGACCGAACGCGTCGTGCTTGCCTACTCGGGCGGCCTCGACACGTCCGTGGCCATCGGTTGGATCGGCGCCGAGACCGGCGCCGACGTCGTCGCGCTGGCGGTTGACGTCGGCCAGGGCGGCGAGGACCTCGAGGCCATCCGGCAGCGCGCCCTCACCTGTGGCGCGGTCGAGTCGATCGTCGTCGACGCCCGTGAGGAGTTCGCCGAGTCCTTCGTCGCTCCGGCGATTAAGAGCAATGCGCTCTACATGGACCGGTATCCGTTGATCTCGTCCCTGTCGCGACCCGTCATCGTCAGGCATCTGGTCGCCGCGGCCCGCGAGCACGGGGCGGACGCCATCGCGCACGGCTGCACCGGCAAGGGCAACGACCAGGTGCGCTTCGAGGTCGGGGTGGCGGCGCTCGCCCCCGGGCTGAGCGTGCTCGCCCCGGTGCGCGACTCGGGGATGACCCGGGACAAGGCGATCGCCTTCGCGGAGGAACGCGGCCTGCCGATCGACGTGTCGAAGAAATCGCCGTATTCCATCGACCAGAACCTGTGGGGCCGCACCGCCGAGTGCGGCGTCCTCGAGGACCCGTGGGCCCAGCCGCCGGAGGATGTCTTCGTCTACTCCGCGGACCCCACCGTCGCGCGGATCCCCGACGAGGTGACCATCTCGTTCATCGACGGTGTCCCGGTGGGGTTGGACGGGCGCTCCCTCCCGCTCGCCGATCTCGTCGCCGAGCTCAACGTCCGGGCGGGCGCCCACGGCGTGGGCCGGATCGACCTGATCGAGGACCGGCTCGTCGGCATCAAGAGCCGGGAGATCTACGAGTGCCCGGCGGCGATCACGCTGCTAACGGCCCACCGGGACCTCGAGGACCTCACGCTTGAGCGGGACGTCGCCCGGTTCAAGCGGGGCATCGACCAGCGGTGGGGTGAGATCGTCTACGACGGTCTGTGGTACTCGCCGCTGAAGAGCGCGTTGGACGCCTTCGTCGACTCCGCCAGCGCCGGAGTGTCCGGGGAGGTGCGGATCCGGCTCGTGGGTGGCGTCGCCCAGGTCGTCGGCCGGCGCAGCCCGGCCAGTCTGTACGACCACGCACTGGCCACCTACGACGCCGGCGACCAGTTCGACCAGCGCGACGCCCGCGGGTTCATCGAGCTCTGGGGTCTGCCGACGAAGGTCTGGGCGGCGCGCGAGCAGCGGCTGAACCCGTGA
- a CDS encoding tetratricopeptide repeat protein, producing MSEETGPPGDVPDETPGGLPARRRRDRSSSVPSDVTSWVDDSADRSRPGPAGEVYDWYTRGMALLGHGDANAAVQLLAHAVAAEPASPSVREALARAQFTAGQYGAARETFAWIVDRHPTDDYAQFGLGLSARKIGDLRAAVEHLALAVAMRPDIRHYGVALRGARAALARA from the coding sequence ATGTCCGAGGAGACCGGCCCTCCGGGGGATGTACCGGACGAGACGCCCGGTGGGCTGCCCGCCCGCAGACGACGTGATAGATCCAGCTCGGTGCCGTCCGATGTGACGTCCTGGGTGGATGACAGTGCGGACCGGTCCCGGCCGGGACCGGCGGGTGAGGTCTACGACTGGTACACCCGGGGGATGGCGCTGCTCGGCCACGGGGACGCCAATGCCGCGGTGCAGCTGCTGGCCCACGCCGTCGCGGCCGAACCCGCCTCACCGAGCGTGCGGGAGGCGCTGGCCCGGGCACAGTTCACCGCCGGTCAGTACGGCGCGGCCCGGGAGACTTTCGCCTGGATCGTGGACCGGCATCCCACCGACGACTACGCCCAGTTCGGCCTCGGGCTGTCCGCCCGCAAGATCGGTGATCTCCGGGCGGCCGTGGAGCATCTGGCGCTGGCCGTGGCGATGCGTCCCGACATCCGACACTACGGTGTCGCGCTGCGTGGCGCCCGCGCGGCGTTGGCTCGAGCATGA
- a CDS encoding acetylornithine transaminase has protein sequence MNAEIAENPVNPVNPVNAEIAKDADLIARRDAVVMATYGRPAISLARGAGSRVWDHDGREYLDLVGGVAVSVLGHCHPAVRDAVVGQLGALGHVSNLYANEPQVLLAERLVELLRVGAPSPGLPPEGAKVFFCNSGAEANEAAIKIARRTGRPEIIATEGSFHGRTLGALSITGQPAKRAPFEPLLPGVRFVPYGDGAALRAAVSEATAAVFLEPTLGEGGVVPPPTGYLAAARAVCDSAGALLVLDEVQSGIGRTGSWFAHQAEGVLPDVITLAKGLGGGLPVGACVGIGAAGTLLRPGDHGSTFGGGPIVCAAALAVLDTIAAEGLLEHASRLGERLAAAIRAAGVPGVAGVRGQGLWRAIELDGPFAPAVEKAAREAGYLVNAVAPDAIRLAPPLILTAAEVDAFVAALPGIVGDALAARVPSAQSASAQSASAPGSRVSA, from the coding sequence ATGAACGCCGAGATCGCTGAGAACCCAGTGAACCCAGTGAACCCAGTGAACGCCGAGATCGCTAAGGACGCCGATCTGATCGCCCGGCGGGACGCCGTCGTGATGGCGACCTACGGCCGACCCGCGATCTCCCTGGCCCGGGGGGCCGGCAGCCGGGTGTGGGACCATGACGGCCGCGAATATCTCGACCTGGTCGGCGGGGTAGCCGTCAGCGTGCTCGGTCACTGCCACCCGGCGGTCCGGGACGCCGTCGTCGGCCAGCTCGGCGCTCTCGGCCACGTGTCGAACCTCTATGCCAACGAGCCTCAGGTGCTGCTGGCCGAACGGCTCGTCGAGCTGCTGCGGGTCGGCGCGCCGAGCCCCGGGCTTCCGCCCGAGGGGGCGAAGGTCTTTTTCTGCAACTCGGGGGCGGAGGCCAACGAGGCAGCAATCAAGATCGCCCGCCGGACCGGCCGTCCGGAGATTATCGCCACCGAGGGCTCGTTCCACGGTCGGACCCTGGGCGCGCTGTCCATTACCGGTCAGCCGGCCAAGCGGGCACCGTTCGAGCCACTGCTGCCCGGCGTCCGGTTCGTGCCCTATGGAGACGGCGCGGCCCTGCGCGCCGCCGTCAGCGAGGCGACCGCGGCGGTGTTCCTGGAACCGACCCTCGGTGAAGGCGGTGTCGTGCCGCCGCCGACCGGCTACCTCGCCGCCGCGCGGGCTGTCTGTGACTCCGCCGGCGCGCTGCTGGTCCTGGACGAGGTACAGAGCGGCATCGGCCGGACCGGCTCGTGGTTCGCTCACCAGGCCGAGGGCGTGCTGCCCGACGTGATCACCCTGGCCAAGGGACTCGGCGGTGGCCTGCCCGTCGGCGCCTGCGTCGGCATCGGCGCGGCGGGGACGCTGTTGCGCCCGGGGGATCATGGCAGCACCTTCGGCGGCGGCCCGATCGTCTGCGCGGCGGCGCTCGCGGTGCTCGACACGATCGCCGCCGAGGGCCTGCTTGAACACGCGTCGCGGCTCGGGGAGCGGCTGGCCGCGGCGATCCGGGCGGCGGGCGTGCCCGGCGTGGCGGGGGTCCGGGGACAGGGGCTGTGGCGGGCGATCGAGCTCGACGGCCCGTTCGCGCCGGCGGTGGAGAAGGCCGCCCGCGAGGCCGGTTACCTGGTGAACGCCGTCGCCCCCGACGCCATCCGGCTCGCCCCACCGCTGATCCTCACCGCCGCCGAGGTGGACGCCTTCGTCGCGGCCCTGCCCGGCATCGTCGGCGACGCGCTCGCCGCCCGGGTTCCGTCGGCGCAGTCCGCGTCGGCGCAGTCCGCGTCAGCCCCGGGCTCTAGGGTCAGCGCATGA
- a CDS encoding DUF1015 family protein, whose protein sequence is MRLMVDADRPVPAPAGLVLAPFRAARFPSSGPDLAPLTSPPYDVIDDAERAELQARDERNVVRLILPGEDYDGAARTLRAWLDSGVLRRDEKASVYVYEEERAGHAQRGLIGAVALTDPDAGIILPHENTMAGPVSDRLALTRATRANLEPIFLLYAGGGETSRVVSMVIATTPLVETSTDDGVTHRLWAIDDPAVLTAIAADLLPRRAVIADGHHRYATYRQYQAERHAAGDGSGPWDFGLAFLVDATVSGPQVHAIHRVVRGLGLTEAVRRAAEVFTVRQLAGPGEGGTAAGDAGGVGPAGADPDALVEELAKAGQGGHAFVVTNGTAAYLLTEPDADLLTRSLPPERSAAFRGLDVTVAHLALIVDVWGLTDTVGVVDYHHDAPAAIAAAAAAGGTALLLNPTPIAGVTAVAEAGERMPRKSTLFTPKPRTGLVLRPLDD, encoded by the coding sequence ATGCGGCTCATGGTTGACGCCGATCGTCCCGTTCCCGCTCCGGCGGGTCTCGTGCTCGCCCCGTTCCGGGCCGCACGATTTCCGTCCTCCGGGCCGGACCTCGCCCCGCTGACCTCCCCGCCCTACGACGTCATCGACGACGCCGAACGGGCGGAGCTCCAAGCGCGCGACGAGCGCAACGTGGTCCGGCTCATCCTCCCCGGGGAGGACTACGACGGGGCCGCCCGCACGCTGCGGGCATGGCTGGACAGCGGAGTGCTGCGTCGCGACGAGAAGGCCTCCGTCTACGTCTACGAGGAGGAGCGGGCCGGCCACGCCCAGCGCGGGCTGATCGGGGCGGTCGCGCTGACCGATCCGGATGCGGGGATCATCCTCCCGCACGAGAACACCATGGCGGGCCCGGTCTCAGACCGGTTGGCGCTGACCCGCGCGACCCGCGCGAACCTGGAACCGATCTTCCTGCTCTACGCCGGCGGCGGCGAGACCAGCCGGGTGGTCTCGATGGTGATCGCCACGACGCCGCTGGTGGAGACGTCCACGGACGACGGGGTGACGCACCGGCTCTGGGCCATCGACGATCCGGCGGTCCTCACCGCCATCGCCGCGGACCTGTTGCCCCGGCGCGCGGTGATCGCGGACGGCCACCATCGGTACGCCACCTACCGCCAGTACCAGGCGGAACGGCACGCCGCCGGGGATGGTTCGGGCCCCTGGGACTTCGGTCTGGCCTTCCTCGTCGACGCGACCGTCTCGGGGCCCCAGGTGCACGCCATCCACCGGGTAGTGCGTGGTCTCGGGCTCACCGAGGCGGTGCGGCGGGCCGCCGAGGTGTTCACCGTGCGTCAGCTCGCCGGGCCCGGCGAGGGTGGTACCGCCGCCGGGGATGCCGGTGGCGTGGGGCCGGCAGGCGCGGACCCGGACGCGCTGGTGGAGGAACTGGCCAAGGCCGGGCAGGGCGGGCACGCGTTCGTGGTCACCAACGGCACCGCGGCCTACCTGCTCACCGAGCCCGACGCCGACCTGCTCACCCGTAGTCTGCCCCCCGAACGGTCGGCGGCCTTCCGTGGACTCGACGTCACCGTCGCTCATCTTGCGTTGATCGTGGACGTCTGGGGGTTGACGGACACGGTGGGCGTGGTCGACTACCACCACGACGCGCCGGCCGCGATCGCCGCGGCGGCTGCGGCGGGAGGTACCGCGCTGCTGCTCAACCCCACCCCGATCGCCGGTGTGACGGCCGTCGCCGAGGCCGGCGAGCGGATGCCGCGCAAGTCGACGTTGTTCACCCCGAAGCCGCGCACCGGACTCGTGCTGCGTCCACTCGACGACTGA
- the argB gene encoding acetylglutamate kinase, with amino-acid sequence MNAPTRTPPPSNGGHGSTGSTGSTGDAAPGGGTGRGPAATARGHAALAKTQVLIEALPWLSRFQGATIVVKYGGNAMTEPALREAFAADVVFLRHSGLRVVVVHGGGPQITAHLERLGVPSTFVGGLRVTTPQTMDVVRMVLLGQVNRDVVGLVNDHGPFAVGLSGEDANLFTARRRPAIVDGREVDVGLVGDIVEVRPETINALLGSGKVPVVASVARGVDGGVYNVNADTAAAELAVALGATKLVVLTDVEGLYADWPASDEVISELSITELEQLLPSLTAGMIPKMEACRRAVRGGVPQAHVLDGRVPHAVLLEIFTDDGIGTLIMAESGTSPEPGTPPAPAARPAGIVPAGEPTGGTP; translated from the coding sequence ATGAACGCCCCGACCCGGACGCCGCCGCCTTCGAACGGTGGGCACGGCAGCACCGGCAGCACCGGCAGCACCGGCGACGCCGCCCCGGGCGGGGGCACCGGGCGGGGCCCGGCCGCCACCGCCCGCGGCCATGCGGCGCTCGCGAAGACCCAGGTCCTCATCGAGGCGCTCCCGTGGCTGTCGCGGTTCCAGGGCGCGACCATCGTCGTCAAGTACGGCGGCAACGCGATGACGGAGCCGGCGCTGCGCGAGGCCTTCGCCGCCGACGTCGTGTTCCTGCGCCACTCGGGGCTGCGGGTGGTCGTCGTGCACGGCGGCGGTCCGCAGATCACCGCGCATCTGGAGCGCCTCGGTGTCCCCTCAACGTTCGTCGGCGGCCTGCGGGTCACCACCCCACAGACCATGGACGTCGTGCGGATGGTCCTGCTCGGCCAGGTCAATCGGGACGTCGTGGGGCTCGTCAACGACCACGGCCCGTTCGCCGTCGGGCTGTCCGGTGAGGACGCCAACCTCTTCACCGCGCGGCGCCGCCCGGCGATCGTCGATGGCCGGGAGGTCGACGTCGGCCTGGTCGGCGACATCGTCGAGGTCCGACCGGAGACGATCAACGCCCTGCTCGGCTCCGGGAAGGTGCCGGTGGTCGCGTCGGTCGCCCGCGGCGTCGACGGCGGGGTCTACAACGTCAACGCCGACACCGCCGCCGCCGAACTCGCCGTCGCGCTCGGGGCTACGAAGCTCGTCGTCCTGACCGACGTCGAGGGCCTCTACGCGGACTGGCCGGCGAGCGACGAGGTGATCAGTGAGCTGAGCATCACCGAGCTCGAACAGCTCCTCCCCTCGCTCACCGCCGGCATGATTCCCAAGATGGAGGCCTGCCGGCGGGCGGTGCGTGGCGGTGTTCCGCAGGCGCACGTGCTCGACGGACGGGTGCCGCACGCGGTGCTCCTGGAGATCTTCACCGACGATGGCATCGGCACCTTGATCATGGCCGAGTCGGGCACCTCGCCTGAGCCGGGTACGCCCCCCGCACCCGCCGCGCGCCCGGCCGGGATCGTTCCGGCCGGCGAACCGACCGGAGGAACGCCATGA
- a CDS encoding DNA-3-methyladenine glycosylase gives MAPTDGAAPDGVDFYDRPVLAVAPALLGATVWHGPVAVRITEVEAYGGLDDPASHAYRGPTPRAAVMFGPPGRAYVYLSYGVHWCLNVVCGPVGSASAVLLRSGEVVAGRDLVAGRFPRLVEADLARGPGRLGRALAVTGALSGTTITGPGPVTVALAGGRGIRPPGPPGISGGRVRRGPRAGIRVATEWPWRFWLAGEATVSGPRPPRRPR, from the coding sequence ATGGCACCGACGGACGGTGCCGCGCCGGACGGGGTGGACTTCTATGACCGGCCCGTTCTGGCCGTCGCACCGGCTCTTCTTGGTGCGACGGTCTGGCACGGGCCGGTCGCCGTTCGGATCACCGAGGTCGAGGCGTACGGGGGGCTGGACGATCCCGCCTCGCACGCCTACCGCGGCCCGACGCCGCGCGCGGCCGTCATGTTCGGACCGCCGGGACGGGCCTACGTCTACCTCAGTTACGGCGTCCACTGGTGTCTGAACGTAGTGTGCGGACCGGTCGGTTCGGCGTCGGCCGTGCTCCTGCGCTCCGGAGAGGTCGTGGCGGGTCGTGACCTCGTGGCGGGCCGTTTCCCGCGCCTGGTCGAGGCGGACCTGGCGCGTGGCCCCGGCCGGTTGGGACGGGCGCTCGCCGTGACCGGCGCATTGAGCGGAACCACGATCACCGGCCCGGGGCCGGTCACGGTGGCACTGGCCGGGGGCCGGGGGATCCGTCCTCCCGGCCCGCCCGGTATCTCCGGCGGCCGGGTCCGCCGCGGCCCCCGGGCGGGGATTCGGGTGGCGACCGAATGGCCCTGGCGATTCTGGCTCGCTGGCGAGGCGACGGTCAGCGGCCCGCGGCCGCCGCGTCGACCCAGGTGA
- the argH gene encoding argininosuccinate lyase, with the protein MRLWGGRFAGGPAEALARLSISVQFDWRLAPYDLLASKSHARVLHRAGLLDADELAAMLAALDELSDAVAQGRFRPTVEDEDVHTALERGLLERLGTLGGKLRAGRSRNDQVATDLRLYLRDSAREVAARLTELSHALVVLAEQHVDTPAPGMTHLQHAQPISFGHQLLAHVQAFVRDIDRLRDWDVRASVSALGAGALAGSSLPLDPQGVAAELGFDRAFANSLDAVSDRDFAAEFLFVAALIGVHLSRLGEEIVLWTTREFGWVELDDAFATGSSIMPQKKNPDVAELARGKSGRLIGDLTGFLATLKGLPLAYDRDLQEDKEPVFDAVDTLLLVLPALTGTVATMRVRRERLVAAAPDGFALATDVAEYLVRRGVPFRQAHEAVGQFVSWCVAHDVDLDEVSDDDLGMINPLLTPDVREVLSVRGALEARSAPGGTAPDRVREQIAALRPVLDRDQAWAVG; encoded by the coding sequence ATGCGGCTGTGGGGCGGGCGCTTCGCCGGCGGCCCGGCGGAGGCGCTCGCCCGGCTGTCGATAAGCGTCCAGTTCGACTGGCGGCTGGCGCCCTACGATCTGCTCGCGTCGAAGTCGCACGCCCGGGTCCTGCACCGGGCCGGGTTGCTCGACGCCGACGAGCTCGCGGCGATGCTCGCCGCCCTGGACGAGCTCTCCGACGCGGTCGCCCAGGGCCGGTTCCGCCCGACCGTCGAGGACGAGGACGTCCACACCGCCCTCGAACGTGGTCTGCTCGAACGGCTCGGAACGCTGGGCGGAAAGCTGCGGGCCGGCCGGAGCCGCAACGACCAGGTCGCCACCGACCTGCGGCTCTACCTGCGGGACTCGGCCCGCGAGGTGGCCGCGCGGCTGACCGAGTTGTCCCACGCGCTGGTCGTGCTTGCCGAGCAGCACGTCGACACCCCGGCCCCCGGGATGACCCACCTGCAGCACGCCCAGCCGATCTCCTTCGGTCATCAGCTGCTGGCACACGTGCAGGCGTTCGTCCGGGACATCGACCGGTTGCGCGACTGGGACGTCCGGGCGTCGGTGAGCGCCCTGGGGGCCGGGGCACTGGCCGGTTCCTCGCTGCCGCTCGACCCGCAGGGGGTGGCCGCGGAGCTGGGGTTCGACCGGGCGTTCGCCAACTCCCTCGACGCGGTCTCCGACCGGGACTTCGCCGCCGAGTTCCTGTTCGTGGCGGCCCTGATCGGGGTGCACCTGTCGCGGCTCGGCGAGGAGATCGTGCTCTGGACGACGAGGGAGTTCGGCTGGGTCGAACTGGACGACGCCTTCGCGACCGGTAGCTCGATCATGCCGCAGAAGAAGAACCCGGACGTCGCGGAGCTGGCCCGGGGGAAGTCCGGCCGGCTCATCGGGGATCTGACCGGTTTCCTGGCCACCCTCAAGGGACTGCCGCTCGCCTACGACCGCGATCTGCAGGAGGACAAGGAGCCGGTCTTCGACGCGGTCGACACCCTGCTGCTGGTGTTGCCCGCGCTGACCGGCACGGTTGCGACCATGCGGGTCCGTCGCGAGCGGCTCGTCGCCGCGGCGCCCGACGGCTTCGCGCTGGCCACGGATGTCGCCGAGTACCTGGTGCGCCGAGGGGTGCCGTTTCGTCAGGCGCACGAGGCGGTCGGCCAGTTCGTGTCGTGGTGCGTGGCCCACGACGTCGATCTCGACGAGGTGTCGGACGACGATCTCGGTATGATCAACCCCCTGCTCACCCCGGACGTGCGCGAGGTGCTGTCGGTGCGGGGAGCGCTGGAGGCCCGCTCGGCCCCCGGCGGGACCGCTCCCGACCGGGTCCGCGAGCAGATCGCCGCGTTGCGTCCGGTGCTGGACCGGGACCAGGCCTGGGCGGTGGGCTGA
- the argF gene encoding ornithine carbamoyltransferase: protein MTVRHFLLDTDLTPAEQTALLDLADGFKARRRVTRLTERPLAGRSVALLFEKPSTRTRLSFDVGVAELGGHPVVIDAASAQLGRGETIEDTAAVLSRYVDAIVVRTFAQERLERLAAAATVPVINALSDHAHPCQALADLQTIRERRGRLAGLTLTYLGDGNNVAHSLLLAGASAGMRVHVASPPGYEPFEQVVRHANEIGMVTGGEALVMHDALEAAAGADVLYTDVWASMGQESESDSRALVFQPYRLDEKAVEAASPDVIVMHCLPAHRELEITTSVIDGPRSVVFDQAENRLHAQKALLSILLSEGVGPTGTAGSASGVGGASSVGGASSVGGTGR, encoded by the coding sequence ATGACGGTCCGACACTTCCTTCTCGACACCGACCTGACCCCCGCGGAGCAGACCGCTCTGCTCGACCTCGCCGACGGGTTCAAGGCACGCCGCCGCGTCACCCGGCTGACGGAGCGTCCGCTCGCCGGGCGCTCGGTGGCGCTGCTGTTCGAGAAGCCGTCGACGCGCACCCGACTGTCGTTCGACGTGGGCGTCGCTGAGCTCGGCGGCCACCCGGTGGTGATCGACGCGGCGAGCGCGCAGCTTGGCCGGGGGGAGACCATCGAGGACACCGCCGCCGTGCTGAGCCGGTACGTCGACGCGATCGTCGTGCGTACCTTCGCGCAGGAGCGGCTGGAGCGGCTGGCGGCGGCGGCCACCGTTCCGGTGATCAATGCGCTGTCCGACCACGCCCATCCCTGCCAGGCCCTGGCCGACCTGCAGACGATCCGGGAGCGGCGGGGCCGCCTGGCCGGGCTGACCCTGACCTACCTGGGCGACGGCAACAACGTCGCGCACTCGCTGCTGCTCGCCGGCGCGTCGGCCGGCATGCGGGTGCACGTGGCCTCGCCGCCCGGCTATGAGCCGTTCGAGCAGGTGGTGCGGCACGCCAATGAGATCGGCATGGTGACCGGGGGGGAGGCGCTGGTGATGCACGACGCGCTGGAGGCCGCCGCCGGGGCAGACGTGCTTTACACCGACGTGTGGGCGTCGATGGGTCAGGAGAGTGAGTCGGACAGCCGCGCGTTGGTGTTCCAGCCGTACCGCCTCGACGAGAAGGCCGTCGAGGCCGCTTCGCCCGACGTGATCGTCATGCACTGCCTGCCCGCGCATCGGGAGCTCGAGATCACCACGTCGGTGATCGACGGACCCCGTTCGGTCGTGTTCGACCAGGCCGAGAACCGGCTGCACGCCCAGAAGGCCCTGCTGTCGATCCTGCTGTCCGAGGGCGTCGGTCCGACCGGCACCGCCGGAAGCGCGTCCGGGGTGGGGGGCGCATCGTCGGTGGGGGGCGCATCGTCGGTGGGGGGCACCGGGCGATGA
- a CDS encoding tetratricopeptide repeat protein produces MPAPPLPDEARADLLDHDVRRSLRGLPSSLADTIARHLVATALLLDDDPARALAHARAAADRVPRLPAVREAVGIAAYHAGEYATALVELRAARRMDGSAHNLPLMADSERGLGRPERTVAYLRDPQIDQLDPAARAEMLIVVSGARRDLGQPEAAVVLLRDLATAKTPPAPWTARLWYAYAEALLAAGRPEEAARWFTSTAAIDEGETDADARAYLIMTGRPLPEEDEEAAQDGADLLLSDRADPDADAGTEANVDQDITGHDLTDHGTGTGTEAAPEAEATETGR; encoded by the coding sequence GTGCCGGCTCCGCCACTTCCCGACGAGGCCCGCGCGGACCTGCTGGACCACGACGTGCGCCGGTCCCTTCGGGGGCTGCCATCGTCGCTCGCCGACACGATCGCCCGCCATCTCGTCGCGACCGCCCTGCTGCTCGACGACGATCCCGCCCGCGCGCTCGCCCACGCCCGCGCCGCCGCCGATCGGGTGCCGCGCCTGCCTGCGGTGCGCGAGGCGGTCGGTATCGCGGCCTACCATGCGGGGGAGTACGCGACGGCCCTGGTGGAACTTCGGGCCGCTCGTCGGATGGACGGTTCCGCGCACAACCTGCCGCTGATGGCGGACAGCGAACGGGGACTGGGCCGGCCGGAGCGTACCGTCGCCTACCTGCGGGATCCGCAGATCGACCAGCTTGATCCGGCCGCTCGGGCGGAGATGCTCATCGTCGTCTCCGGGGCCCGCCGGGACCTCGGTCAGCCGGAGGCCGCCGTCGTGTTGCTGCGGGATCTGGCCACGGCCAAGACGCCGCCCGCGCCGTGGACCGCCCGCCTCTGGTACGCCTATGCCGAGGCGCTGCTTGCCGCCGGTCGTCCAGAGGAGGCCGCACGCTGGTTCACCTCCACGGCTGCGATCGACGAGGGAGAGACCGACGCCGACGCCCGTGCGTATCTGATCATGACTGGTCGGCCTCTCCCCGAGGAGGACGAGGAGGCTGCCCAGGACGGCGCGGATCTCCTGCTCTCGGATCGGGCCGATCCCGACGCGGACGCCGGGACCGAGGCGAACGTCGATCAGGACATCACCGGCCATGATCTTACTGATCATGGCACCGGCACCGGCACCGAGGCTGCTCCCGAGGCCGAGGCGACGGAGACCGGGAGGTAG